One Salvelinus fontinalis isolate EN_2023a chromosome 11, ASM2944872v1, whole genome shotgun sequence DNA window includes the following coding sequences:
- the LOC129865226 gene encoding lipase maturation factor 2-like — MGETRLPRHMFLWSMAIIYMFAFASLYVQIPGLYGNEGVLPVRLVEPRVDGSRPVLEQIHAHPSLLWLGPRLGLDLDAQQAMELLCLAGALLALGAALVEPLRDSLVFFCLWALYLSLCQVGQDFLRFQWDSLLLEAGFLTVLVAPLNLLRWRSAFRQHDAVTFWLVRWLLFRLTFGSGVAKLASHCPSWWGLTAVKHMFEAQGIPLPWSWFIQQLPDWYLKLGTVGLLVTEIAVPPLYFAPIRHLRLAAFYIQAVYQVKLMFVGNYGFLPFLSLALTFSLLDDDHISYWLGHGKKKSAKTWHQTIMSLVLLAVFAAIIYGTKVLFTLEIDWEAKSITSKTAFTQQQFGNWLKLVTGPTIWVGVLSLTWEVVTAMLGCVCVRGCIWKLWGLVQWAVIASAAVAVFAISVVPYSSMEQVYSSKILPEVRQAYSLVERYRLVSAYSLDSRMTGVDGRSEVVLEGSMDKNTWTEIEFMYKPGNVGVAPPVVAPHQPRLDWQMSQAAQGLAEQSPWFTSLVHCLLQGDKDVVRLIQTDSAQYPFSQAPPVYLRASLYRYWFTQTTQDGSGPNEWWRRDYSEEFYPAVQLGDPTLEAMLNQHGLKEKFPIQPSPDSPLAQALKQVRGHVQTLPGHLLLWSLLATVATIWLFKTLLSGVLRGRKAKPTLAEPKAKKAKDQPAAKNASASSLKAERENSEESRRDADKSTKKRK, encoded by the exons ATGGGGGAAACCAGACTACCGCGTCATATGTTTTTATGGAGTATGGCAATTATTTACATGTTTGCTTTTGCATCCCTCTATGTTCAGATACCAG GCCTCTATGGCAATGAGGGGGTCCTGCCTGTGCGCCTGGTGGAGCCCCGTGTGGACGGCTCCAGGCCAGTGTTGGAGCAGATACATGCCCACCCCTCCCTGCTGTGGCTGGGGCCCCGGCTGGGTCTGGACCTGGACGCCCAGCAGGCAATGGAGCTCCTCTGCCTGGCGGGGGCGCTCTTAGCCCTGGGAGCAGCCCTAGTGGAGCCCCTCCGAGACAGCCTGGTCTTCTTCTGCCTCTgggccctctacctctccctctgtcag GTGGGTCAAGACTTTCTGCGTTTTCAGTG GGACAGTCTGCTGTTGGAGGCGGGCTTCCTGACTGTGCTAGTCGCGCCGCTCAACCTCCTGCGGTGGCGCTCGGCATTCCGTCAGCATGACGCTGTGACCTTCTGGCTGGTGCGCTGGCTCCTGTTCCGTCTCACCTTTGGCTCCGGTGTCGCCAAGCTGGCCAGCCACTGCCCCAGCTGGTGGGGGCTCACTG CGGTGAAACACATGTTTGAGGCCCAGGGCATCCCCCTGCCCTGGTCCTGGTTCATCCAGCAGCTGCCAGACTGGTACCTGAAGCTGGGGACTGTCGGTCTGTTGGTGACAGAGATTGCTGTGCCCCCCCTCTACTTCGCCCCCATCCGCCACCTCAGACTGGCAGCCTTCTacattcag GCAGTGTACCAGGTGAAGTTAATGTTCGTGGGGAACTATggcttcctccccttcctctccctggcTCTGACTTTCTCCCTGTTGGACGACGACCATATCAGCTACTGGCTGGGCCACGGCAAGAAGAAGAGCGCCAAGA CCTGGCACCAAACCATAATGTCATTGGTGTTGCTGGCTGTATTTGCTGCCATCATTTATGGAACTAAAGTGCTCTTCACACTGGAGATTGACTGGGAGGCCAAGTCTATTACCTCTAAAACCG CCTTCACCCAGCAGCAGTTTGGCAATTGGTTGAAGCTTGTGACAGGACCCACTATCTGGGTAGgagttctctctctcacctgggaGGTGGTGACAGCCATGCTTGG gtgtgtgtgtgttagagggtgCATCTGGAAGCTCTGGGGTCTTGTCCAATGGGCTGTCATTGCCTCTGCTGCAGTCGCCGTATTTGCTATCAGTGTG GTGCCCTACTCGTCCATGGAGCAGGTGTACAGCAGTAAGATCCTCCCAGAGGTTAGACAGGCCTACAGCCTAGTAGAGCGCTATAGACTGGTCAGTGCCTACAGCCTGGACAGCAGAATGACTGGGGTGGACGGGAGGTCAGAGGTCGTCCTAGAAGGCAGCATGGACAAGAATACCTGGACC GAGATAGAGTTCATGTACAAGCCGGGGAACGTGGGCGTGGCCCCTCCAGTGGTGGCCCCCCACCAGCCACGGTTAGACTGGCAGATGAGCCAGGCAGCCCAGGGACTGGCCGAACAGAGCCCCTGGTTCACAAGCCTAGTGCACTGCCTACTGCAGGGCGATAAggatg TGGTGAGACTGATCCAGACAGACTCAGCCCAATACCCATTCAGCCAGGCCCCCCCGGTCTACCTCCGAGCCAGCCTCTACCGGTACTGGTTCACCCAGACCACACAGGATGG GTCTGGTCCTAATGAGTGGTGGAGGAGAGACTATTCAGAGGAGTTCTATCCTGCAGTGCAGCTGGGTGACCCTACTCTGGAGGCCATGCTCAACCAGCACGGACTCAAG GAGAAGTTCCCGATTCAGCCcagtcctgactctcctctggccCAGGCTCTGAAGCAGGTACGGGGCCACGTTCAGACTTTACCCGGTCACCTGTTGCTCTGGTCCCTCCTGGCCACTGTCGCCACCATCTGGCTCTTCAAAACCCTGCTCTCTGGGGTTCTGAGGGGCCGAAAGGCTAAACCCACTCTAGCCGAACCCAAGGCCAAGAAGGCTAAGGACCAGCCAGCAGCGAAAAATGCCTCGGCCTCCAGTCTCAAAGCAGAGAGGGAGAACTCTGAGGAGAGTAGACGGGATGCTGACAAGAGCACTAAGAAGAGGAAGTGA